The following are encoded together in the Heterodontus francisci isolate sHetFra1 chromosome 41, sHetFra1.hap1, whole genome shotgun sequence genome:
- the LOC137353652 gene encoding ferritin, middle subunit-like encodes MDSQICQNYHQDCEAAVNKQINVELSASYLYLSLMSFFDRDDVALENFSQFFKHHSHEKQEHAEKLMKFQNQRGGRILLQDVKKPERDEWSNGLQAMQVALSLEKNVNQSFLDLHQLATTCTDPHLCDFLETLYLDEQVKVIKQLGDYITNLKRLGAPENGMGEYLFDKLSLEESS; translated from the exons ATGGACTCTCAGATTTGTCAAAACTATCACCAGGATTGTGAGGCTGCTGTCAACAAGCAGATTAATGTGGAACTTTCTGCTTCTTATCTTTATCTTTCTTTG ATGTCTTTCTTTGACCGGGATGATGTTGCCCTGGAGAACTTTTCCCAGTTCTTCAAACATCATTCCCATGAGAAGCAGGAACATGCAGAGAAGCTGATGAAATTCCAGAATCAGCGTGGAGGCCGCATCCTCTTACAGGATGTGAAG AAACCAGAGAGggatgagtggagcaatggtctACAGGCAATGCAGGTTGCCCTCAGTCTGGAGAAGAATGTGAACCAGAGTTTTCTGGATCTACACCAACTCGCCACCACCTGTACTGACCCTCAT CTGTGTGACTTCCTGGAGACTCTCTATTTGGATGAGCAGGTGAAGGTGATCAAGCAACTTGGGGACTACATCACCAACCTGAAGCGTCTGGGAGCTCCTGAGAATGGGatgggagagtacctgtttgacaagctctctctggaggagagtagctaa
- the LOC137353651 gene encoding ferritin heavy chain-like — protein sequence MDSQICQNYHQDCEAAVNKQINVELTASYLYFSLMSFFDRDDVALNNFSQFFKHHSHEKQEHAEKLMKFQNQRGGRILLQDVKKPERDEWSNGLLAMQVALSLEKNVNQSLLDLHQLATTCTDPHLCDFLETHYLDEQVKVIKQLGDYITNLKCLGAPENGMGEYLFDKLSLDESS from the exons ATGGATTCTCAGATTTGTCAAAACTATCACCAGGATTGTGAGGCTGCTGTCAACAAGCAGATTAATGTGGAACTTACTGCTTCCTATCTTTATTTTTCTTTG ATGTCTTTCTTTGACCGGGATGATGTCGCCCTCAACAACTTCTCCCAGTTCTTCAAACATCATTCCCATGAGAAGCAGGAACATGCGGAGAAGCTGATGAAATTCCAGAATCAGCGTGGAGGCCGCATCCTCCTACAGGATGTGAAG AAACCAGAGAGggatgagtggagcaatggtctACTGGCAATGCAGGTTGCCCTCAGTCTGGAGAAGAATGTGAACCAGAGTTTGCTGGATCTACACCAACTTGCCACCACCTGTACTGACCCTCAT CTGtgtgacttcctggagactcaCTATTTGGATGAGCAGGTGAAGGTGATCAAGCAACTTGGGGACTACATCACCAATCTGAAGTGTCTGGGAGCTCCTGAGAATGGGatgggagagtacctgtttgacaagctCTCTCTAGACGAGAGTAGCTAA